TATTTCCCTCTGGTTGAGTAGGATTTTCTGGAAAAGGGGCTCTACGAGGGAGTGGAAGCGCTGGAGGATCGGTTGTGGTGGGATTGGAAATTTAACTGCTTTGAGATTGTTAATATTTATTCCAGGAACTGCAGTATCAGACGATCCTAACTCAGCAAGTGGAATAAGTTTTAGATGATGGTAAATATAGAATGTTACTGCTGGATTAGTTCCAGTGGTGTAGAATACAGTATCGATAGGGTAAAACGGCTCCAACATTAAATACACGCTCCCAACATTTCCTTTTCTACCAATAACTACAGAGGGAGCTGTTGCCAAAAATTGAGTGTGATATCCTATGATGCCACTTGAACCCACAACAGGAAAACGTCCTTTTTCTCTCTTTGATTTTGGTAATCCTTTTCCGTAGAGGATATCAACAGTTTCTCCTATCGGCTTAACCTCCCATCCCTCCGGAATCTCCATGTCCAGCTCCTCGCTGTAAACGAACTCCTCATCTTTGAAGGGCTCGAAGTCTATAAACCAGCTCTTGAAAATTGCCATTGCCATCTTTTCCAGAATCTCGTTCTGCCTTCGTTTGTTCTCGATGAGGTCGTCGAACCATGAAAGAACGGTGGCGATGCGGGTTTGTTCTTCTGGGGATGGGTAAGGAACTAATAACTGCTCTAAAGCACTTTTAGGCACTCGCTGTCTTCCGCTTGTGCCTGTCATAGTATACTGTAATCCTTTTCTAACAGAGGGAATTTTCAGAAAATAGAACAGATACAGCTTATCAATTTTGTTGTTTTTAGGGAGAATGGAGAAGACTTCTGTTGTAGCCATCCATTTGTAGTTGGTATTGTTTGGAACAATACAGCTTTTTCCATGTTCGAAGGATGGAGTTATTTTTGCCAATAATAATGAATTGGGAGGAACTTCAACCCCGCTTTTTACATTATCTCGATTTTTCACCTCGAATTTTGGGTATAATCCATCTTCGGGAATGTTCTCCATGCTTATAAATCCAATTGGTTTATCTCCGTTATTTTCTGGTTTTTTATTAATAAAAATGACCTCTCCAAGCTTCTTAACCTCCCAATCCTCCGGTATCTCTCCGATTTCAGTTTTCTTGAACCTGCTTTCCCATCTGAACTTTAGGGCCATACTTAATCCCCTCCATATTTGGGGATCATGTAAACTGCCAGCACCACTCCTCCGTTATGTGGGATTGGCAGAATATGTATTTTGACGCTTTCGTTTGAAAGTTGTTTATTGGCCCTTTTCTCTATTTCGGTTATCATGTCATTTTTTAGATGCCGGATTGGGGCAATAGTGGAATCATCTTCTATTCCGTAGGTTATACAGTACCTCCTTGTAGGTCCGTCTAAATATTTTTTAATAGTAGGGACTAATTTCTTTTCTGTGAATCTAGCGGGCTTTCTGAGGATAGAATCATCCGCAGACTTAAACTCTAAAATGTCTTCCTTTTGCAAGTTTCCCGGGTGTCTAAATTCATATTTAATTTCTTCTATCAGTATGTCATCCATAATAAACTCGAACATGCTTTTAAGGT
The window above is part of the Thermococcus sp. P6 genome. Proteins encoded here:
- a CDS encoding restriction endonuclease subunit S, coding for MALKFRWESRFKKTEIGEIPEDWEVKKLGEVIFINKKPENNGDKPIGFISMENIPEDGLYPKFEVKNRDNVKSGVEVPPNSLLLAKITPSFEHGKSCIVPNNTNYKWMATTEVFSILPKNNKIDKLYLFYFLKIPSVRKGLQYTMTGTSGRQRVPKSALEQLLVPYPSPEEQTRIATVLSWFDDLIENKRRQNEILEKMAMAIFKSWFIDFEPFKDEEFVYSEELDMEIPEGWEVKPIGETVDILYGKGLPKSKREKGRFPVVGSSGIIGYHTQFLATAPSVVIGRKGNVGSVYLMLEPFYPIDTVFYTTGTNPAVTFYIYHHLKLIPLAELGSSDTAVPGININNLKAVKFPIPPQPILQRFHSLVEPLFQKILLNQREIMLLKKIRDALLPQLVFGRLRVEEV